A genomic stretch from Penicillium digitatum chromosome 4, complete sequence includes:
- a CDS encoding Class I alpha-mannosidase 1A, which produces MFRARRYRVLVIFAAAVVFTFFHFARSRDWNYTVIEESTGAHSPDLAHPNQPATPKFETPGAAAAIEESRNRVLPDSYRGSTSPPLPENVISSVGLNGGSKDSGRLDDASSNPPPVKKPMNDAPKDSAKGSTKDPVKEPAKVESTNSLPPLTSEDINYANGEEIDNGGAGRKAAERHEPGVPTAKWRKFPERFPVPAENLIKLPKEQPKKIPKLQAKFKDESSSDKQERLQRLSTIKAEFTHAWNGYKAVAMGHDEVKPLSKGFEDPFNGWGATLVDSIDTLWIMQLKDEFSEALDVIKNIDFKTSPRADIPMFETTIRYLGGLLGAYDISGHRYPVLLEKAEEIAEVLIGAFDTPNRMPHLYYRWAPEYASKPHRASSRAGLAEIGSLSLEFTRLAQLTNQDKYYDAIARITNELEKIQDTTSIPGLWPLRVNAQGCSKYSKNTPPRDNSPTREQHAASTTRSTTTMTHKPYAAPTDLESYLNLIARDTNADLEGNVQPANDTQAVSEPSIQAREPNTLSAEKCNGGLRLPNSPRDNGYTMGGMADSAYEYLPKEYLLLGGLNEQYLNMYKKAATAARKHLLFQPMVKGGRDIRFIASTTPITPGKVAELTSTDLEYEGTHLACFVGGMFAIGAKAFGIDGDLELAAKLTEGCVWAYESTQTGIMPERFRLLPCEKGSDCEWDQTLFETGVARYSRVDPGAGHSFRNGESSYEQRVNMIAHDPPQGPASGSIPIPMPGSLNPHDSDVLVKRNGVLLEERAKSSSPASISTPTLGEAELQNRDAPRSTSSPASPHIAKVGKDHLQTGMTSIPSPNYYLRPEAIESVFIMYRLTGDESWRRKGWQMFEAISKYTRTDLANAAIHDVTAQKPIHKDTMESFWLCETLKYFYLLFSDPNVVDLDKYVLNTEAHPFLRPVA; this is translated from the exons TCTTGCCCATCCGAATCAACCAGCGACACCCAAATTTGAAACTCCGGGCGCTGCTGCCGCCATCGAGGAGAGCAGAAACCGTGTGCTTCCCGATTCCTACCGCGGCTCCACCTCCCCGCCACTGCCAGAGAATGTCATCTCCTCAGTGGGTCTCAATGGTGGCTCAAAGGATAGCGGCCGGCTTGACGATGCGTCCTCCAACCCTCCGCCGGTGAAGAAGCCCATGAACGATGCTCCGAAGGACTCCGCGAAGGGCTCCACAAAGGACCCCGTGAAGGAACCGGCAAAGGTGGAGAGCACCAACAGTTTACCACCACTCACGTCAGAGGATATCAATTATGCAAACGGGGAAGAGATTGACAACGGAGGGGCTGGCAGAAAGGCAGCGGAGCGCCATGAGCCTGGCGTTCCAACGGCCAAGTGGAGGAAGTTCCCAGAACGGTTCCCCGTCCCTGCAGAGAATTTAATCAAGCTGCCAAAGGAACAGCCCAAAAAAATCCCCAAGTTGCAGGCGAAGTTCAAGGATGAGTCGAGCTCCGACAAGCAAGAGCGTTTACAACGGCTTAGCACTATCAAGGCCGAGTTCACGCATGCCTGGAACGGTTACAAGGCGGTCGCCATGGGCCATGACGAAGTCAAGCCTCTCTCAAAGGGGTTTGAAGACCCATTCAATGGCTGGGGAGCGACATTGGTTGATTCTATTGATACTCTCTGGATTATGCAATTGAAGGACGAATTCTCCGAGGCTTTGGATGTGATCAAAAACATTGATTTCAAGACATCACCGAGAGCAGATATTCCGATGTTTGAGACAACTATCCGTTATCTTGGAGGTCTTTTGGGTGCTTATGACATCTCTGGTCATCGATACCCGGTGCTTTTGGAGAAAGCAGAGGAGATTGCTGAGGTTCTCATTGGTGCCTTTGATACACCTAACCGCATGCCACACCTTTATTATCGCTGGGCCCC AGAATATGCTTCGAAACCGCATCGGGCGTCTTCCCGGGCTGGCCTGGCTGAAATTGGGTCGCTTTCCTTGGAATTTACCCGTTTGGCTCAATTAACCAATCAGGACAAATACTATGATGCGATTGCACGGATTACCAACGAATTGGAGAAAATTCAAGACACAACGAGCATCCCTGGACTGTGGCCTCTACGGGTCAATGCACAGGGATGTTCCAAGTACTCCAAGAACACTCCCCCGCGTGATAACAGCCCTACGCGCGAGCAACACGCCGCTAGTACGACCAGGAGCACTACTACGATGACCCACAAGCCTTACGCTGCGCCGACAGACCTTGAGAGTTATTTAAATCTGATCGCACGCGACACAAACGCTGATCTCGAAGGAAATGTCCAACCTGCCAATGATACGCAAGCTGTAAGTGAACCTAGCATTCAGGCACGTGAGCCAAATACGTTATCAGCAGAAAAATGCAACGGGGGCTTAAGACTTCCCAATTCACCTCGTGATAACGGATACACCATGGGAGGAATGGCTGACTCGGCCTACGAATACCTGCCTAAGGAATACCTGCTACTGGGTGGCCTGAACGAGCAATACTTGAATATGTACAAGAAGGCAGCCACTGCAGCCCGCAAACATCTTCTCTTCCAGCCCATGGTTAAAGGTGGACGTGATATCCGATTCATAGCATCAACTACCCCAATAACACCTGGAAAGGTTGCAGAGCTCACTTCCACTGATCTTGAATACGAAGGTACTCACTTGGCATGTTTTGTCGGCGGGATGTTCGCCATAGGAGCCAAGGCCTTTGGCATCGATGGTGATCTGGAACTCGCAGCAAAACTGACCGAGGGTTGTGTTTGGGCTTACGAGTCCACTCAAACCGGAATCATGCCTGAACGCTTCCGCCTTCTGCCCTGTGAGAAAGGCTCAGACTGTGAGTGGGATCAAACCCTCTTTGAGACCGGCGTGGCACGCTACTCGCGCGTGGACCCCGGGGCAGGACATTCGTTCCGCAATGGAGAGAGCAGCTACGAACAGCGCGTGAATATGATTGCGCACGATCCGCCGCAAGGACCTGCGAGCGGGTCGATTCCCATCCCCATGCCGGGCTCTTTAAACCCTCACGATAGCGATGTGTTGGTCAAGCGTAACGGAGTCCTATTAGAAGAGCGCGCGAAATCATCGTCTCCTGCTTCAATCTCGACTCCGACTCTCGGTGAAGCTGAACTGCAGAACCGAGATGCACCTCGTTCAACTTCATCGCCCGCTTCACCTCACATCGCCAAAGTCGGCAAAGACCACCTCCAAACAGGCATGACCAGTATCCCATCGCCAAATTACTACCTTCGGCCCGAGGCGATCGAGTCTGTTTTTATTATGTATCGCTTAACTGGGGACGAATCTTGGCGTCGCAAGGGATGGCAGATGTTCGAGGCCATCTCGAAGTATACCCGAACGGATCTGGCCAACGCGGCCATCCACGATGTCACAGCCCAGAAACCGATCCATAAGGATACGATGGAGTCTTTCTGGCTCTGTGAAACGTTGAAGTACTTCTACCTTTTGTTCAGCGACCCCAATGTCGTGGACTTGGATAAATATGTTCT GAACACCGAAGCGCATCCATTCCTGCGCCCCGTGGCATAA
- a CDS encoding Protein dip1, whose product MEPEVSETEFWSELQTIVSKPCDSEDEIDDALRAYLSLTSQHKDEYLRSETDISRCSYKLFTSSIFASHADYVRRQILYGLLQDDDPTTLLFIASFILFDGRQNEAVLQMLNEEGAFARLLELIQAMRRADLDGDAGLHRLLMDLVYEMSRIQRVKIEDLVLVDDDFIRCLFDIIEDLSDDVTDPYHYPVIRVLLVLNEQFMISAHDPVDGRPFAHLTNKVIKVLSVYGGMYKTFGENIILLINREAETSLQLLTLKLLYLIFTTPSTYEYFFTNDLHVLVDILIRNLLDLPEEASALRHTYLRVLYPLLAHTQLRDPPHYKRDGLRRLLSILVRGQVSYGSDTEHEKIIHFEEVDETTRRLVARCATVDWLRNDEPPDAAETQEIPIQATTATIETVLDQGEQHASTIDIGEQLDISRTLSRSSAIASSPDTTSPTRMDSYSSSDAAEIRKHSSIHRLGMNLEPASASSLSVQAVAAQHEKPGIITPSRKDRVPAAPVSDETPIMRPSKVKPEPPKSRRWRGRGRRLAVDEEEPHSTGTSSDGQTISEGVEVSPTTVLTSSTLPSQTLTTDHRDSGSGSTLAPPDSRPRRAASNPPPALPPPRRSSHNTPSSSHHRPVVPTAGMGRHGQAPLPPKARRWGRGKPQHGQSDSVESGASSVSPSKESETAENTPVSAQLELSPEASVVSDPFSPKSPILLMSPSEATADKVDGPADGAVDNHATLSVEEAVQNVSLHE is encoded by the exons ATGGAGCCTGAGGTCTCGGAGACTGAGTTCTGGTCTG AACTTCAAACGATCGTCTCCAAGCCCTGTGACTCCGAAGACGAGATTGACGACGCCCTCCGAGCTTATCTTAGTCTAACATCTCAACACAAAG ATGAATACCTCCGGTCGGAAACAGATATCTCCCGCTGTTCCTACAAGCTTTTTACGTCGAGTATTTTCGCTTCACATGCGGACTACGTGCGACGACAGATTCTCTACGGTCTCTTGCAGGACGATGACCCGACTACACTCCTCTTCATTGCGTCATTCATCCTCTTTGACGGACGACAGAATGAAGCTGTGCTTCAGATGCTGAATGAGGAGGGCGCTTTTGCACGTCTTCTCGAGCTGATACAGGCGATGCGGAGGGCAGATCTAGATGGCGACGCGGGTCTTCATCGCTTGTTGATGGACCTTGTGTATGAGATGTCCAGGATACAGAGGGTCAAAATCGAAGACTTGG TTCTCGTGGATGACGATTTCATTCGCTGTCTTTTTGATATCATCGAAGATCTCTCTGACGATGTTACCGATCCGTATCATTACCCCGTGATTCGGGTGCTG CTGGTTCTGAACGAGCAGTTCATGATCTCAGCCCACGATCCGGTGGACGGCCGGCCCTTTGCTCACTTGACCAACAAGGTCATCAAGGTCCTATCCGTGTATGGTGGGATGTATAAGACATTCGGGGAGAACATCATTCTTCTTATCAACCGTGAAG CCGAGACATCCCTCCAGTTGCTCACATTGAAGCTTCTCTATCTCATATTTACCACCCCTAGCACATATGAGTACTTCTTTACGAACGATCTACATGTTCTGGTCGATATTTTGATCCGGAATTTGCTTGATCTACCCGAGGAGGCCTCTGCACTGCGACATACCTACCTACGTGTTCTTTACCCGCTTCTAGCTCATACACAGCTACGAGACCCGCCGCACTACAAGCGTGATGGACTTCGAAGACTACTCAGCATTCTTGTTCGGGGTCAAGTCTCATATGGGAGTGACACAGAGCATGAGAAAATTATACATTTTGAAGAGGTTGATGAAACGACACGTCGACTTGTCGCTCGGTGTGCGACGGTGGATTGGCTGCGTAATGACGAACCTCCCGACGCAGCAGAAACGCAAGAGATTCCCATTCAAGCGACAACGGCTACTATTGAGACTGTTTTGGATCAAGGCGAGCAGCATGCGTCAACTATAGACATCGGTGAACAGCTCGACATCTCCCGCACACTCTCGCGATCAAGCGCAATTGCTAGCTCGCCTGATACAACATCACCAACGCGAATGGACTCATACAGTTCGTCCGACGCAGCAGAGATTCGGAAACACAGCTCAATCCACCGGCTCGGCATGAATCTCGAGCCCGCATCCGCGTCTTCACTAAGCGTTCAGGCCGTTGCAGCACAGCACGAGAAACCAGGCATAATAACCCCCAGTCGCAAAGACAGAGTCCCTGCCGCCCCTGTCAGTGACGAGACACCAATAATGCGACCATCCAAGGTCAAACCAGAGCCCCCAAAATCTCGCCGCTGGCGCGGGCGCGGGCGCCGTCTGGCcgtggatgaagaagagccTCACTCTACTGGCACAAGCAGCGACGGGCAGACAATCTCCGAAGGCGTCGAAGTCAGTCCTACTACCGTCTTGACTTCCAGCACACTGCCGTCACAGACACTTACTACTGATCACCGCGATTCCGGGTCGGGTTCTACTCTTGCACCCCCAGATTCACGGCCGCGGCGGGCCGCATCAAATCCACCCCCTGCCCTCCCTCCACCACGTCGTTCCAGCCATAACACACCTTCCTCAAGTCACCACCGGCCAGTAGTTCCAACAGCCGGAATGGGCCGACATGGGCAGGCTCCACTTCCGCCAAAAGCGCGCCGCTGGGGACGTGGCAAGCCGCAGCACGGACAGAGTGACTCGGTCGAGAGCGGGGCCAGCAGTGTTAGTCCGTCAAAAGAATCCGAGACTGCTGAAAATACGCCCGTATCTGCTCAGCTAGAACTGTCACCAGAGGCCAGTGTTGTTTCAGACCCGTTCTCGCCGAAGTCTCCCATTCTATTGATGTCACCGTCTGAGGCTACTGCAGACAAGGTGGATGGCCCAGCCGATGGTGCTGTCGACAACCATGCGACTCTCAGTGTAGAGGAGGCAGTGCAGAATGTCTCTCTGCATGAATAG
- a CDS encoding Ubiquinone biosynthesis protein COQ9, which translates to MAYLARALPKRVVTPSLTQSIRQTRALSTPTLQSTPTTRTPRTNQRHPLPHRTYHSALHGRLPDHSYTNSQTAILTAALTHVPTHGFSATALTLGARDAGFLDVSVQLLPRGEFDLVLFWLASRRGLLRGKVEEGGLFRRIAAEKGKDVHELGVEERVRGLLLERLRMNIEVKDVWQDALAQMSLLANIPLSLTELHALASDILALSGDDAVDATWYTRRLAVSAIYASAEVVMTRDSTPDLVETAAFVERRFEDRKAIADKITGIGQCAGFGWNTAIGLGRSWGLKI; encoded by the exons ATGGCCTACCTCGCCCGCGCTCTCCCGAAAAGGGTCGTCACCCCATCCCTAACTCAATCCATCCGCCAAACCCGAGCACTAAGCACACCAACCCTCCAATCCACACCAACAACCCGCACTCCCCGAACAAATCAAAGAcaccccctcccccaccGAACCTACCACTCAGCCCTGCACGGCAGGCTCCCAGACCACTCCTACACAAACTCCCAAACAGCAATCCTAACCGCCGCACTCACCCACGTGCCCACGCACGGCTTCTCGGCCACAGCACTAACCCTCGGCGCGCGGGACGCCGGCTTCCTCGACGTCTCGGTGCAGCTACTCCCGCGTGGCGAATTCGACCTTGTACTCTTCTGGCTTGCTAGTCGACGGGGTCTGTTGCGTGGGAAGGTCGAGGAGGGCGGGTTATTCCGGCGCATTGCGGCGGAGAAGGGGAAGGATGTTCATGAGCTTGGTGTTGAGGAGAGGGTTAGAGGGTTGCTTTTGGAGAGGTTGAGAATGAATATCGAAGTTAAGGATGTTTGGCAGGAT GCTCTCGCGCAGATGTCGCTTCTTGCTAATATCCCCCTCTCTCTTACGGAACTGCATGCCCTTGCGTCGGATATTCTTGCTTTGTCTGGTGATGACGCTGTCGATGCGACTTGGTACACGCGCCGTCTTGCGGTCTCGGCTATATATGCCAGTGCTGAGGTTGTTATGACCCGTGACTCGACGCCGGATCTTGTGGAGACGGCTGCGTTTGTGGAGCGCCGGTTTGAGGATCGGAAGGCGATTGCTGATAAGATTACTGGCATTGGACAGTGTGCTGGGTTTGGGTGGAATACCGCTATTGGGCTGGGGCGAAGCTGGGGGTTGAAGATTTGA
- a CDS encoding Pleckstrin homology-type has translation MAMAARPQTPSQDTYIIPQPNDSGALSRGYGPRSTLSRPNSFAGISACHYGSGAVESSRAPHNPRFKEDFDTVSHRNSVFESPAGMQRSASTMSHVRSTIPSRSSTLRKKASLSNKGSLRRNGSRRSLRAGSVRSLSLGDREKYHTDGSDDINSAFVTPIPTNGNPTEVLANRFGAWRKILKDLIIFFKEVQKSYETRAKLFLSASSVVSNQTLPPGLLQSGGLADATEILQNFHRQGYTEANKAVEVEIEVISQLTGLRSDLQKKTKEIRSLAGDFKNTVEKEIDGTRRSVRNLHEALGLVDADASAISGKGDPFILRLNVEKQVEKQIEEENYLHRAFLNLENSGRELEGIVVSEIQKAYNAYASILRREANEALDTAEKLQAGPISMPQDHEWNQFVAGTAELVDPRVPLRDVESITYPGKGHPAAAEVRAGMLERKSKYLKSYTPGWYVLSPTHLHEFKSADRVAWQTPVMSLYLPEQKLGSHSQEDSSSHKFMLKGRQTGTMHRGHSWVFRAESHDTMMSWYTDIEGLSNMTGEARNAFVRQHVRNVSSMFVNNEVLEDDEADRTPYSAGSAVMTQDRPVSSRQAGGVFPSDVQLDRNLQAPLSPSSEDSSAGRDTLGAAGSYPDGSSAFDESLRSVGSRDVDNSYQSYRSNEGINESSLPKGTPHNSYYGNWIGPSVVVAKQRKRQSQQLEPSNPDDREIRSDGDQASLAAISGVGMADRRDHSAPAHIDRRGSVSTAPTNTNVTEFTNHTNPTSVDDQELEPPKIQTLGLDTSPINQGPESDSAAKLPPNLMRSNTDNSVTLDMKMPGRYPHTNVAA, from the exons ATGGCGATGGCCGCACGGCCACAGACGCCCTCACAGGACACATACATAATCCCGCAACCCAACGATTCGGGGGCTTTAAGTCGCGGGTACGGCCCGCGGTCTACTCTATCACGACCGAATTCCTTCGCCGGTATATCAGCATGCCACTACGGCTCCGGTGCCGTCGAGTCGTCGCGGGCCCCTCACAACCCCCGGTTTAAGGAGGACTTCGATACCGTCAGTCACCGCAACTCGGTGTTTGAGAGCCCTGCTGGCATGCAGCGGTCTGCCTCCACCATGTCCCACGTGCGCTCCACGATCCCTTCCCGTTCGAGCACCTTGCGGAAAAAAGCCTCGCTGAGCAATAAGGGGAGCCTGCGGCGCAATGGGAGTCGGAGAAGCCTGCGCGCGGGAAGTGTGCGGAGCCTGAGCTTGGGTGATCGCGAAAAGTATCACACCGATGGTTCGGACGATATCAACAGTGCTTTCGTGACTCCGATCCCTACCAACGGTAACCCGACCGAGGTGCTGGCGAATCGGTTTGGAG CTTGGCGCAAGATCCTGAAGGACTTGATTATCTTTTTTAAAGAGGTCCAGAAATCATACGAAACTAGAGCGAAGCTGTTCCTGTCCGCTTCGAGTGTCGTCAGTAACCAGACCCTTCCACCGGGGTTGCTTCAATCGGGTGGCCTGGCCGATGCGACGGAGATCCTCCAAAACTTCCATCGACAGGGTTATACCGAGGCCAACAAAGCTGTCGAGGTAGAGATCGAGGTGATCAGCCAATTGACTGGTCTCCGCAGCGATCTCCAGAAGAAAACCAAGGAGATCAGGAGTCTTGCGGGTGATTTCAAGAACACCGTCGAGAAGGAGATCGACGGCACGCGCAGATCTGTACGGAACTTGCACGAGGCTCTTGGGCTTGTCGATGCCGATGCCTCTGCGATATCGGGCAAAGGTGATCCATTCATCCTGCGCTTGAATGTGGAGAAGCAGGTCGAGAAACAGATCGAGGAGGAGAACTACTTGCATCGA GCATTCTTGAACCTGGAGAACTCTGGTCGTGAACTGGAGGGGATTGTTGTGAGCGAGATCCAGAAAGCATACAATGCCTATGCTAGCATCCTTCGACGCGAAGCCAATGAAGCTCTTGACACCGCCGAGAAGCTCCAAGCGGGTCCAATATCCATGCCCCAGGATCACGAGTGGAACCAGTTTGTCGCTGGCACAGCAGAGCTCGTCGATCCTCGAGTTCCTCTCCGGGATGTGGAGAGCATCACCTATCCTGGCAAGGGCCATCCAGCAGCTGCCGAAGTCAGGGCTGGGATGTTGGAGCGCAAGAGCAAGTACCTCAAGAGTTATACTCCGGGCTG GTATGTTTTGTCGCCGACGCATCTCCACGAGTTCAAGTCGGCGGATCGTGTAGCATGGCAGACGCCCGTCATGTCGCTTTATCTGCCAGAGCAGAAACTCGGCTCCCACTCACAGGAAGACTCAAGCTCTCACAAATTCATGTTGAAGGGTCGACAGACTGGCACAATGCACCGAGGCCACTCATGGGTCTTCCGGGCCGAATCTCACGATACCATGATGTCCTGGTATACAGATATCGAGGGCTTGAGCAACATGACAGGAGAAGCACGAAACGCCTTCGTCCGTCAGCACGTCCGCAACGTGAGTAGCATGTTTGTGAACAACGAGGTATTGGAAGACGATGAAGCCGATCGCACTCCATACTCCGCGGGATCCGCGGTCATGACTCAAGACCGACCCGTATCCTCTCGCCAAGCTGGAGGTGTGTTTCCCAGCGACGTCCAGCTTGACCGGAATCTCCAGGCTCCCTTGTCACCTTCCAGCGAGGACAGCTCCGCCGGCAGAGACACGCTAGGGGCTGCTGGATCGTACCCTGATGGGTCCAGTGCATTTGATGAAAGCTTACGATCAGTGGGTAGCCGCGACGTAGACAACTCCTACCAAAGCTACCGGTCCAATGAGGGGATCAATGAAAGTTCTCTCCCCAAAGGTACCCCACACAATAGCTACTATGGCAACTGGATCGGACCGTCCGTGGTAGTGGCGAAGCAGAGGAAGAGGCAGAGCCAGCAGTTGGAACCCTCGAACCCGGATGACCGCGAGATCCGATCTGATGGAGACCAGGCTTCCCTTGCTGCCATTTCGGGTGTTGGTATGGCTGATCGTCGTGATCACTCAGCTCCTGCCCACATTGATCGTCGGGGTAGTGTCTCTACAGCGCCTACTAACACCAACGTGACTGAGTTTACAAACCATACCAATCCTACCTCGGTAGATGATCAGGAGCTTGAGCCCCCTAAGATCCAGACCCTTGGTCTTGACACTTCTCCTATCAATCAAGGTCCTGAATCAGACAGTGCAGCCAAGCTTCCACCCAACTTGATGCGTTCGAATACAGACAACAGTGTTACACTGGACATGAAGATGCCAGGTCGTTATCCTCACACCAATGTAGCAGCATAG
- a CDS encoding Nucleotide-binding, alpha-beta plait, giving the protein MADVYRPYQRERSRSPRRRSSRSPPRRTRRSYSPRSRSRSRGERDEYRRPERRSRSPLSASGAATGPPGSGSPFGGRSGYPPARFEDRTVAKENMMQTVRDSSQQDRRVYVGNLSYDVKWHHLKDFMRQAGEVLFADVLLLPNGMSKGCGIVEYATRDQAQNAVNTLSNQSLMGRLVYVREDRESEPRFVGGPPRGDFGPGARGGFGGGGFGGPPGAGGGGRQIYVSNLPFNVGWQDLKDLFRSAAQQGAVIRADVHTDPTGRPKGSGIVAFESPDDARNAIAQFNGYDWQGRPLEVREDRFAGGGPGFGGRGGFGGGFGGRGGFGGPMGRGGFGGRGGFGGGFSGRGGFGGPPGGHGGFPGGFEHGGAPPVPSGPPNPFTDYATSNGEKSAVIYVRNLPWSTCNEDLIDLFSTIGKVDRAEIQYEPNGRSRGTGVVQFDTPDTAETAIAKFSGYQYGGRPLGITFVKYMNVASGSEDMEGQESTVGLTQDQIM; this is encoded by the exons ATGG CCGACGTCTATCGACCATACCAA CGTGAGAGGTCTCGCTCGCCCCGTCGTCGTTCTTCTCGCAGTCCTCCTCGGCGTACCCGTCGTTCGTACTCCCCTCGCAGTCGTTCCCGCAGCCGTGGTGAGCGTGACGAATACCGCCGTCCCGAACGCCGTTCCCGATCCCCTTTGAGTGCATCCGGAGCAGCAACTGGACCCCCAGGCTCAGGCTCTCCTTTCGGTGGACGCAGTGGATACCCCCCCGCTCGATTTGAGGACCGCACCGTCGCCAAGGAGAATATGATGCAGACCGTTCGCGATTCGTCCCAGCAAGACCGCCGGGTCTATGTGGGCAACCTTTCGTATGATGTCAAGTGGCACCACCTTAAGGATTTTATGAGACAGG CTGGAGAAGTTCTCTTTGCCGATGTTTTGCTTCTTCCTAATGGAATGTCGAAG GGATGCGG GATTGTGGAATATGCAACCAGGGACCAAGCACAAAACGCCGTGAATACGCTCAGCAACCAGAGCCTGATGGGTCGCCTTGTTTACGTTCGTGAG GACCGTGAATCCGAGCCCCGCTTCGTTGGTGGTCCCCCACGCGGTGATTTCGGCCCCGGTGCCCGCGGTGGATTCGGAGGTGGTGGTTTCGGAGGACCCCCAGGTGCAGGTGGTGGTGGCCGCCAGATTTATGTCTCAAAC CTTCCTTTCAACGTTGGCTGGCAAGACTTGAAGGATCTGTTTCGTTCAGCTG CCCAGCAGGGTGCCGTCATTCGTGCCGATGTGCACACCGACCCTACCGGACGTCCCAAGGGCTCTGGCATTGTTGCTTTCGAGTCTCCTGATGATGCGCGTAACGCCATTGCGCAGTTTAACGGATATGATTGGCAGGGTCGTCCTCTTGAAGTTCGTGAAGATCGTTTCGCTGGTGGTGGCCCTGGCTTCGGTGGTCGTGGTGGCTTTGGAGGTGGCTTTGGCGGTCGTGGCGGCTTTGGCGGTCCCATGGGCCGTGGAGGCTTTGGTGGTCGCGGAGGCTTTGGCGGCGGATTCTCTGGACGTGGCGGCTTCGGTGGTCCCCCTGGTGGCCACGGTGGTTTCCCCGGTGGATTTGAGCACGGCGGTGCTCCTCCTGTTCCCTCTGGACCCCCCAACCCTTTCACTGATTATGCCACTTCCAACGGCGAGAAGAGTGCTGTTATCTATGTTCGCAAC TTGCCCTGGTCTACTTGCAATGAGGACTTGATCGATCTGTTCTCCACTATCGGCAAAGTTGACCGCGCTGAAATCCAGTATGAGCCCAACGGCCGCTCCCGCGGTACTGGAGTTGTCCAGTTTGATACTCCTGACACTGCTGAAACCGCAATTG CCAAGTTCTCTGGCTACCAGTACGGTGGTCGTCCTCTAGGTATCACCTTCGTGAAGTACATGAACGTTGCTTCGGGCTCCGAAGACATGGAAGGTCAAGAGTCGACCGTCGGTCTGACCCAGGACCAGATCATGTAA